GCCAGGCCGGCGTACCCGTCGGTGCGGGGCGTGGACGAGGCCGGCGCGCCGGTGCGGGCGGCGGCGTAGGCGGCGGCCAGATCCCGGGCGAGCACGTCCTTGGACGTGCCGTCGAAGGCGAGGTGGTGTGCGGTGACCAGCAGCAGGTGGCTGCCGTCGACGGCGGTCAGCAGGGTGAACCGGGCCAGGGGACCGGTGCGCAGGTCGTACGGGCGGGCGATCTCCTCGGCGACCCGGGCGTCGGTCCACTGTCCCATCACGACCGCCGGGCGGGTGTGCGCCGGGGCCAGGTGGGGCACGCCGTCGTCGTCGGTGACGACCCGGGCGGCCAGGACCGGGTGCTGTTCGGTCACCGCGGCGCACGCCGCGACGAGGGCCCGACGGTCGAGGTCGGCGGCGAACCGCACGCCCCACGCCATGTGGTAGGCGGTGCCGGCGACGCCGGCCTGCTCGGTGAACCAGACGGCGTGCTGCGCGGAGGTCGCCTCGGCGGTGCCCACATGTGCTCCTATGGTCGTGCTTGGGGGTCAGTTGTCGAACAGGTCGGTGAGCTGCCGCTTGAGCACCTTGCCGCCCTCGTTGCGGGGCAGCCGGTCCAGCAGCAGGAGCCGGGAGGGCAGTTGGTAGTCGGCCAGCCGGTCGGCGAGGAACCCGCGCAGCACCGGCAGGGAGAGCCCGCCCGGGTCGGCCGGTGTCCGGGGTACGACGGCGGCGGCCACGGCCGAACCGAGCACCGGGTGCGCGACGCCGACCACGGCCGCCTCGGCGACGAGCGGATGCTCGTGCAGGGCTGCCTCGACCTCGATGGTGGAGACCTTGAACGCGCCGGTCTTGATGACGTCCTGGTGGCGGTCGGTGAGGTACAGGTAGCCGTCGGCGTCGATGCGGCCGACGTCGCCCATCCGCACCCACCCGTCGCGGAAGGTGGCCCGGTTGGCCACGTCGTCGCGGTAGTACGCGCGCGGGTGCGGGGCGCGCAGCCACACGTCGCCGGTCGCCCCGGCGGGCAGCGGGTTCGCGTCGGCGTCGGCGATCATCAGCTGCCCACCGACCGGCCGGCCCACCGCGTCGCGGCGCGACGGGTCGTAGATCATCGTGGTCTGGGCGGGGGCCGCCTCGGTCGAGGTGTAGTAGTTGACGATCGTGGCCTGCGGGAACGCCTCGGCCAGCCGGGCGGCGACCGCCGGGGCGAGCGGGGCGGCGGTGGAGCCGACGAGCTGGACCCCGCCGGTGTCGCGCCCCCGCAGCACCCCGGAGTCCAGCAGCTCGATGGCGATCGACGGGACGACGAACACGGTCCCGGTGCCGGGCGCCTCGACCAGCCGGGCGAAGCGTGCCGGGGTGAACCGGGGCAGGGTGAGCGCGGCGGCCCTGGCGGTGAGCGCGTTGAGCAGCATGGTCTGCCCGGCGTTGGTGCCGATGGCGAAGGCGTGCAGGAACCGCTGCGAGTGGGCCAGGGCGAGCCGGCGGGGGTGCGTCGGCGCGCCGACGGTGAGGTTGGCGTGGCTGGCGGCCACTCCCTTCGGACGGCCGGTGGTGCCGGAGGTGTAGAGGATCTGGGCGAGGTCGTCCGGTCGGGGGCCGGCGGGGTCGGGGTCGGTGGCGGGGCCGGCGAGCAGGGCGCCTGCGGTCCAGGTCGCCACGCCGGGCGGGACCGCCGGGGCGGGGGTGTCGTCGCCGTGCACGACGGCGGTGGCCGCGCAGTGGCGCAGCGCGTACCCGAGCTGCCCGGCGGCGAGCCGGTCGGACAGCGGTACGGCGACCGCACCGACGCGCAGCACCCCGGCGTACGCCACCGCGAAGCGGGTCCAGTCGCGGGCGCCGAACAGCAGGCCGACCCGGTCGCCGGGGCGCAGGCCCCGGTGCCGCAGCGCGGCGGCGACCGCGCGCGCCCCGGCGGACCACTGGGCGAAGGTCAGCGTCGCCACGCCGTGCACCTCGACCGCGACCTGCTCGGGGTGCAGGCCGGTGCGCCAGTCGAGCAGCTCCGGCACCGTACGCGGCGGGGGCGTGGCCCGGCCGGGCGTCGTCGCGGCGCTCATGACCGGTGGCCTTCCGGGCGGGTCGGGGCGGGTGTCCGGTGGCCGGCGGCCCGGACGCGGCGCTCCTCGATGCCGACCAGGTCGTCCGGGGGCGCGTCGGGCACCTCGTCGTCGAAGCGGGCGAGGGTCGGCGTGAGC
This genomic interval from Micromonospora coxensis contains the following:
- a CDS encoding class I adenylate-forming enzyme family protein, which codes for MSAATTPGRATPPPRTVPELLDWRTGLHPEQVAVEVHGVATLTFAQWSAGARAVAAALRHRGLRPGDRVGLLFGARDWTRFAVAYAGVLRVGAVAVPLSDRLAAGQLGYALRHCAATAVVHGDDTPAPAVPPGVATWTAGALLAGPATDPDPAGPRPDDLAQILYTSGTTGRPKGVAASHANLTVGAPTHPRRLALAHSQRFLHAFAIGTNAGQTMLLNALTARAAALTLPRFTPARFARLVEAPGTGTVFVVPSIAIELLDSGVLRGRDTGGVQLVGSTAAPLAPAVAARLAEAFPQATIVNYYTSTEAAPAQTTMIYDPSRRDAVGRPVGGQLMIADADANPLPAGATGDVWLRAPHPRAYYRDDVANRATFRDGWVRMGDVGRIDADGYLYLTDRHQDVIKTGAFKVSTIEVEAALHEHPLVAEAAVVGVAHPVLGSAVAAAVVPRTPADPGGLSLPVLRGFLADRLADYQLPSRLLLLDRLPRNEGGKVLKRQLTDLFDN